The following are encoded together in the Capsulimonas corticalis genome:
- a CDS encoding MFS transporter: MKKQDRVTNPVSVHGAADRVVVLGAVCLAGLVLPLSFAGAAVATPAIGRELGGSPTALNWIVNAFMLSFGSTLMAAGALADEYGRRRIFAIGVALFAAISLAIGFAPNVVWLDFLRAGQGTAAAATLAGGAAALAQEFSGSARTRAYSLLGATFGAGLAFGPVLAGFLIHAFGWRSIFLTGVVIGAVALIFGVPLMRESRDPDAAGLDAPGAAAFTGFLSLLICGVLQAPSSGWGSPAVTAFFMGSALMLALFIVAERRSPRPMLDLSLFRYPLFLGVQVLPLATAFCYVVLLVLLPVRLIGVEGRNEVEAGAIMISLSTPLLAAPLWAWLLAQRFSAGAVSGTGLLIASAGLVWLSHVGPGSPGGALILPMLLIGVGASIPWGLMDGLSISVVPRERAGMATGIFSTTRIAGEAVMIALVAALMATLTQAQLGGAFSGDSPEHIARAAQYIAAGDLTHAARFLPAVSHTRLVQVYGNAFRVLILLLAAATFASALTVFAFLGRVRAPAEPKSEEAPELAARA; this comes from the coding sequence ATGAAGAAACAAGATCGTGTCACAAATCCGGTTTCTGTTCACGGCGCGGCGGATCGCGTCGTAGTTTTGGGAGCGGTGTGTCTGGCGGGGTTGGTGCTGCCCCTGAGTTTTGCGGGCGCCGCCGTGGCGACGCCCGCCATTGGCCGAGAACTGGGGGGAAGTCCCACGGCGCTGAACTGGATCGTCAACGCCTTCATGCTGAGTTTTGGCAGTACGCTGATGGCGGCGGGCGCATTGGCCGATGAGTACGGTCGCCGGAGAATATTCGCCATCGGTGTCGCGCTGTTCGCGGCGATCTCGCTGGCGATCGGCTTTGCCCCCAACGTGGTTTGGCTTGATTTTCTGCGCGCGGGTCAGGGGACCGCCGCCGCCGCAACGCTGGCCGGGGGGGCGGCGGCGCTCGCTCAGGAGTTTTCCGGTTCCGCGCGGACGCGCGCTTATAGTCTTCTCGGCGCGACGTTTGGCGCGGGGCTGGCGTTTGGACCGGTGCTCGCGGGCTTTTTGATCCACGCTTTCGGCTGGCGCTCCATCTTTTTAACTGGCGTCGTGATCGGAGCCGTCGCCTTGATCTTCGGTGTTCCGCTCATGCGGGAGTCGCGCGATCCGGACGCCGCCGGTTTGGATGCGCCGGGCGCGGCGGCCTTTACCGGCTTTCTCTCGCTTCTCATTTGCGGAGTTTTGCAAGCGCCGTCGAGCGGATGGGGAAGTCCCGCAGTCACCGCATTTTTTATGGGCTCGGCGCTGATGCTGGCGTTGTTTATCGTGGCGGAGCGCCGCTCCCCTCGTCCGATGCTGGATCTCTCGCTGTTCCGATATCCGCTGTTTTTGGGCGTGCAGGTTCTGCCTCTCGCCACTGCTTTTTGCTACGTAGTGCTGTTAGTCTTGCTCCCAGTTCGATTGATTGGCGTTGAGGGACGCAACGAGGTCGAGGCGGGTGCGATAATGATCTCGCTGTCCACGCCGCTGCTGGCTGCGCCTCTCTGGGCCTGGCTGCTGGCTCAGCGCTTCTCGGCGGGCGCCGTGTCAGGAACAGGATTATTAATTGCATCGGCCGGCTTGGTTTGGCTGAGTCATGTCGGACCGGGGAGCCCCGGCGGCGCGCTCATACTTCCCATGCTGCTGATCGGCGTGGGGGCGAGCATTCCGTGGGGGCTAATGGATGGACTTTCCATTAGCGTTGTTCCCAGGGAAAGGGCAGGCATGGCGACGGGGATCTTCAGCACGACGCGCATCGCCGGCGAGGCCGTCATGATCGCGCTCGTTGCGGCTCTGATGGCGACTTTGACACAGGCGCAATTGGGAGGAGCCTTTTCGGGGGATTCGCCGGAGCATATTGCGCGCGCCGCGCAGTATATCGCCGCCGGAGATCTGACGCACGCCGCGCGCTTTCTCCCAGCTGTCAGTCACACGCGTCTCGTCCAGGTTTACGGCAATGCGTTTCGGGTTCTCATCCTTCTTCTGGCGGCGGCCACATTCGCCTCGGCTCTGACTGTGTTTGCGTTTCTTGGGCGCGTGCGCGCGCCCGCCGAGCCCAAGTCCGAGGAAGCGCCGGAACTGGCGGCGCGTGCCTAG
- a CDS encoding Stp1/IreP family PP2C-type Ser/Thr phosphatase, whose protein sequence is MNLLIGAKTDLGKRANNEDFYAVVDVQQSHLRADGVLIVADGMGGRNFGETASTAAVEAVAETLVDLLDAQRGDRVHVEDALDSALRKANARVYELSREGEHAEGMGTTCVAAVIEGGRLFIGHAGDSRAYVIRNHKLEQLTNDHSYVAEQVRAGVISEESARKSRFRNVITRAVGIEPAISPDVVGYPLDGIDAVLICTDGLTGPVRDPDIERILLAAPSAQIAADKLVGLAKNNGGSDNITAVVVRFSEGAIAPDTVMPEVDDQNDFLNTRKWSPPSSPRPVGQSILVGLLLLFLCSTIYLVSVANEAGYEWRFGVPPLVKPDPPPVHVRDFQHLSYGAPETFYETSVRSGPLTHSEADDTITAVTQEGDIVTLATDGKTSYKFPLSDGAAPATAEGETPRKAPAEGNVHFAVDSQGNLYVSDAAAHSIVKFKSSGEKIGPIAKGQLKNPEAIAVSDDGTVYVVDGGHLMAIHPAKSAASGGSVTETP, encoded by the coding sequence ATGAATCTGCTGATAGGCGCGAAAACGGATCTCGGTAAACGAGCCAACAACGAAGATTTTTATGCGGTCGTGGATGTACAGCAGAGCCACCTGCGCGCCGACGGAGTGCTGATTGTCGCGGACGGCATGGGCGGGCGCAACTTTGGCGAAACGGCCTCCACGGCGGCGGTGGAAGCGGTCGCGGAGACGCTGGTGGATCTGCTCGACGCACAGCGCGGCGACCGGGTCCATGTCGAGGACGCGCTGGATTCGGCCCTGCGCAAGGCGAACGCGCGGGTCTATGAGCTGTCGCGCGAAGGCGAGCACGCCGAGGGCATGGGGACGACATGTGTCGCCGCCGTGATCGAGGGCGGCCGGCTGTTTATCGGCCATGCGGGCGACAGCCGCGCGTACGTCATCCGAAACCACAAGCTGGAGCAACTGACCAACGACCACTCCTATGTGGCCGAGCAGGTGCGCGCCGGCGTGATCTCTGAGGAAAGCGCGCGCAAGTCCCGCTTCCGAAATGTCATCACGCGCGCCGTGGGCATCGAGCCGGCGATCTCGCCGGATGTTGTGGGCTACCCCCTGGATGGGATCGACGCCGTGCTGATCTGCACCGACGGCCTGACCGGGCCGGTGCGCGATCCGGACATCGAGCGGATCCTTCTGGCGGCCCCGAGCGCGCAGATCGCCGCCGACAAGCTTGTGGGACTGGCGAAGAACAACGGCGGCAGCGACAACATTACCGCGGTCGTTGTCCGTTTTTCCGAAGGGGCGATCGCGCCGGACACCGTCATGCCTGAGGTCGACGATCAGAACGATTTTCTCAACACGCGCAAATGGAGTCCTCCGAGCTCGCCGCGTCCCGTGGGACAATCGATCCTCGTGGGCCTGCTCCTGCTGTTTCTGTGCAGTACGATCTATCTCGTCAGCGTCGCCAATGAGGCGGGATATGAGTGGCGCTTCGGCGTTCCTCCGCTGGTGAAGCCCGATCCGCCGCCCGTCCATGTCCGCGATTTCCAGCATCTGAGCTACGGCGCGCCGGAGACGTTTTACGAAACTTCCGTCCGCAGCGGCCCGCTGACGCATAGCGAGGCGGACGACACGATCACAGCGGTGACGCAGGAAGGCGACATCGTCACGCTGGCGACGGACGGCAAGACGAGCTATAAATTCCCGCTGTCGGACGGCGCCGCCCCCGCCACGGCCGAAGGCGAGACCCCCCGGAAGGCTCCGGCGGAAGGAAATGTCCACTTCGCCGTCGACTCTCAGGGAAACCTGTATGTTTCCGACGCCGCAGCGCACAGCATCGTCAAGTTCAAGTCCTCGGGCGAGAAGATCGGTCCCATCGCGAAGGGACAGCTCAAGAACCCCGAAGCGATCGCCGTTTCCGATGACGGCACGGTTTACGTTGTTGACGGCGGACACTTGATGGCGATCCATCCCGCCAAGTCCGCCGCGTCCGGCGGCTCTGTGACGGAAACCCCATGA